The proteins below are encoded in one region of Hordeum vulgare subsp. vulgare chromosome 3H, MorexV3_pseudomolecules_assembly, whole genome shotgun sequence:
- the LOC123439084 gene encoding uncharacterized protein LOC123439084: MATLSAGVLLKLLDGMKTGAAKPVGEHRTAVLQVTDIVPAEMDEVDLFPKHGRFYVKVSDSSHSIYATLPPAQADLVLANKLSLGQFVHVDRLDPGSPVPVVVGARPIPGRHPLVVGTPEPARKPAAPRRGSWGPENHGGAGVLAASPKVVRPIALSFEDRTPVKERPSPARSSASVRKSTSVMPRLVTRSRSFVADRGDPPPPPNKIPKSPFPPEKSSMSCTAVRTMSRRARDEEPSSPVSDDDAGSTATSSKRRPSSSAARVPVPGKLSSLGKEAMEQREQAQKVALEALRNASATENVVRIYKMFAEVSKAARPDAPAACFDGFLSFHQEAAQAVADIESIQAATSMAAAAATNDVLVEATPAPNVLQEIAQNRAATPARRRGLLGFGGMSKSVSFAPGTLQDPSSRPDGGGARSSSASRKCLGGMPDKAPVDGDDKNKRSSAPAAVAVGNSPLGSSLRMARQMQAEAGGWFMEFLEAALEAGLKKKRSSTGTGKPSAAQNCPQSLVLRVINWVEMEQSGGESRKSAGHPRAAAIARKLRIKAKNP, from the exons ATGGCGACGCTGTCGGCGGGGGTGCTCCTGAAGCTCCTCGACGGGATGAAGACGGGGGCCGCCAAGCCCGTCGGCGAGCACCGGACGGCGGTGCTGCAGGTGACGGACATCGTGCCGGCGGAGATGGACGAGGTGGACCTGTTCCCCAAGCACGGCCGCTTCTACGTCAAGGTCTCCGACTCCTCCCACTCCATCTACGCCACGCTACCGCCGGCGCAGGCCGACCTCGTCCTCGCCAACAAGCTCAGCCTCGGCCAGTTCGTCCACGTCGACCGCCTCGACCCCGGATCCCCCGTCCCCGTCGTCGTCGGCGCCAGGCCCATCCCGGGGCGCCACCCGCTCGTTGTCGGCACCCCCGAGCCCGCCAGGAAGCCCGCCGCGCCGCGGAGGGGCTCCTGGGGCCCCGAGAATCATGGCGGCGCTGGGGTGCTCGCGGCGTCGCCCAAGGTCGTCAGGCCCATCGCGCTCAGCTTCGAGGACCGGACGCCCGTCAAGGAGCGGCCCTCGCCGGCCCGCAGCTCCGCGTCCGTCAGGAAGAGCACCAGCGTCATGCCGAGGCTGGTGACCCGCAGCCGGAGCTTCGTCGCCGACCGTGGcgaccctcctccgccgcccaacAAGATCCCCAAGAGCCCATTCCCACCG GAGAAGAGCTCGATGAGCTGCACGGCCGTGCGGACGATGAGCAGGAGGGCCAGGGATGAGGAGCCCTCCTCGCCGGTCTCCGACGACGACGCCGGcagcaccgccacctcctccaAGCGGCGGCCCTCCTCGTCGGCCGCCCGCGTGCCGGTACCAGGGAAGCTCAGCTCCCTCGGCAAG GAGGCCATGGAGCAGAGGGAGCAGGCGCAGAAGGTGGCGCTGGAGGCGCTGCGCAACGCCTCGGCGACGGAGAACGTCGTCAGAATCTACAA GATGTTCGCCGAGGTGAGCAAGGCGGCGAGGCCGGACGCGCCCGCGGCATGCTTCGACGGCTTCCTGAGCTTCCACCAGGAGGCGGCGCAGGCCGTGGCCGACATCGAGTCGATCCAGGCGGCAACCTCGATGGCCGCCGCGGCCGCCACGAACGACGTGCTCGTCGAGGCGACGCCCGCGCCGAACGTGCTGCAGGAGATCGCGCAGAACAGGGCCGCCACGCCGGCAAGGCGGCGGGGCCTGCTCGGGTTCGGGGGCATGTCCAAGTCGGTGTCCTTCGCGCCGGGCACGCTCCAGGACCCTTCGTCGCGGCCCGACGGCGGTGGGGCCCGGAGCTCGAGCGCCAGCAGGAAGTGCCTCGGCGGCATGCCGGACAAGGCGCCCGTGGACggcgacgacaagaacaagaggtCGTCGGCTCCTGCAGCGGTGGCGGTGGGCAACTCGCCTCTTGGGTCGTCGCTGAGGATGGCGAGGCAGATGCAGGCGGAGGCCGGGGGCTGGTTCATGGAGTTCCTGGAGGCCGCGCTGGAGGCCGGGCTGAAGAAGAAGCGGAGCAGCACTGGCACTGGCAAGCCGTCGGCGGCGCAGAACTGCCCGCAGTCGCTGGTGCTGAGGGTGATCAACTGGGTGGAGATGGAGCAGAGCGGCGGCGAAAGCCGGAAGTCGGCCGGGCACCCGAGGGCGGCGGCCATCGCGAGGAAGCTCAGAATCAAGGCCAAGAACCCCTGA